The following are encoded in a window of Xyrauchen texanus isolate HMW12.3.18 chromosome 42, RBS_HiC_50CHRs, whole genome shotgun sequence genomic DNA:
- the LOC127634867 gene encoding serine/threonine-protein kinase PRP4 homolog, protein MADVEMDLQSKRLNNGPEDLEGPEKIGNDNENGDMSGEDGEEGEEEAEVNGEKQHSGSKHHSGSKHKKKKHKHRSKHKKHKHASEEDKKRKHRHKHKKHRRKEEALSSTSGAANKRTEDGFPSLGIVGSATLDDKALLEELEKQRALIKAELDSQLMEGKVQSGMGLILQGYNSGSEEDGEGQRARNGEQRQRGGGATTRSPRDQSGRRGRSRRDSADTSKASAKRRSHSQSRDKTGKDSKLDRMTKSTKETVKECSKSKERKRSRSRDKSKERARKSQSPSTRRRSSAERKVDQKWHSDRRSSPRMDEKREPAGQKSGSRGRKSQSQERRSHSIDARAGRSEADREKRPGKSPSKDTSSGKENRSPHHRRALSPQRRRSSSPRHRERQPNQPPSGSADRSSKLSHSPSRNRSPARRARSRSIERRRDSPSRKRPRVDGGVGRSREKSPVRRRMSRSPLRRRSVSPRRQSRPSPRRWSRSPLRRRSADRDRFGRLRPRRSTSRDRARRRRRSRDEDKFKGSLSEGMKADKDDDSEEVIEDFDAEEEDEEALIEQRRQQRLAIVQKYRAVNEDSNMGSMASEPSSPQSSSRSRSPSPDDILERVAADVKEYERENLNTFEANIKAKQNLIAQEKEGANPKKPSAPDMFTESDDMFAADFDSARLRAAGFGKDFKENPNLRDNWTDSEGYYRVNIGEILDKRYDVYGYTGQGVFSNVVRARDTARAGQEVAVKIIRNNELMQKTGLKELEFLKKLNDADPDDKFHCLRLFRHFYHKQHLCLVFEPLSMNLREVLKKYGKDVGLHIKAVRSYSQQLFLALKLLKRCNILHADIKPDNILVNESKTILKLCDFGSASHVADNEITPYLVSRFYRAPEIVIGKPYDYGIDMWSVGCTLYELYAGKILFPGSSNNHMLKLAMDVKGKMPNKMIRKGLFKDQHFDQNLNFLYIEVDKVTEREKVTVMSTINPTKDLLVDMIGCQRLPEEQRKKVMQLKDMLDGTLMLDPAKRITINQALQHPFIQEKI, encoded by the exons ATGGCCGATGTGGAAATGGATTTGCAGAGCAAGAGGTTGAATAATGG GCCAGAGGATTTGGAGGGTCCAGAAAAGATTGGGAATGATAATGAAAACGGCGACATGTCTGGGGAAGACGGAGAGGAGGGTGAGGAGGAAGCAGAGGTTAATGGAGAAAAGCAGCACAGTGGTTCCAAACATCACAGTGGCAgcaaacacaagaaaaagaaacACAAGCACCGTAGCAAGCACAAAAAACACAAGCATGCATCTGAGGAAGATAAGAAGCGCAAGCATAGACACAAACATAAGAAGCATAGACGCAAAGAGGAGGCATTGTCCTCAACCTCTGGGGCAGCCAACAAGAGGACTGAGGATGGCTTTCCATCCCTGGGCATTGTGGGCAGTGCAACCTTGGATGATAAAGCCCTTTTAGAGGAACTGGAGAAACAGAGAGCACTGATTAAAGCAGAGCTGGACAGTCAACTAATGGAGGGGAAAGTTCAGTCAGGCATGGGTCTGATTCTACAGGGTTACAATTCCGGCTCAGAGGAGGACGGGGAAGGACAGAGGGCACGTAATGGGGAGCAACGACAAAGAGGTGGTGGGGCTACAACTCGCTCACCCAGGGACCAGAGTGGTAGGCGGGGTAGATCTAGACGGGACTCGGCGGACACCAGCAAAGCTAGTGCGAAACGCCGTAGTCACAGCCAATCCCGAGACAAAACAGGGAAGGACAGTAAACTTGACAGAATGACCAAAAGTACAAAAGAGACTGTCAAGGAATGTAGCAAGTCCAAAGAGAGAAAACGGTCCCGGAGCAGGGACAAATCCAAAGAACGTGCAAGGAAATCCCAGTCCCCGTCCACTCGAAGGCGCTCCTCTGCAGAAAGAAAAGTTGACCAGAAGTGGCATTCAGACCGACGCTCTTCACCTCGTATGGATGAAAAGCGGGAGCCTGCTGGGCAGAAATCAGGTTCACGTGGGCGCAAGAGTCAGTCACAAGAACGCCGGTCTCATTCCATAGATGCCCGGGCAGGACGCTCAGAGGCTGACAGAGAAAAGAGGCCGGGAAAGTCTCCATCTAAAGACACTTCTTCTGGAAAAGAGAATCGATCACCTCATCACAGGCGAGCTCTGAGCCCTCAACGACGGCGCAGTTCTTCTCCTCGCCACAGGGAGCGCCAACCCAACCAGCCCCCCTCAGGTTCTGCAGACCGCAGTTCCAAACTGAGCCACTCTCCGTCTAGGAATAGATCACCTGCCAGGAGGGCACGAAGTCGATCGATTGAGCGCAGGAGAGATTCTCCTTCCAG GAAGCGTCCTCGTGTTGATGGTGGGGTTGGGAGGTCACGGGAGAAAAGTCCAGTTCGGCGCAGGATGAGCCGCTCTCCACTCAGACGCAGATCTGTATCACCACGGCGACAGTCTCGCCCCTCccccaggaggtggagccgatcaCCCCTCAGACGCAG GTCTGCTGATAGGGATCGATTTGGGCGCCTCAGACCACGGCGATCCACCTCCAGAGATCGTGCGAGGAGGAGAAGGCGGAGTCGAGATGAAGACAAGTTCAAAGGCAGCCTATCAGAGGGCATGAAAGCAGACAAAGACGACGACTCTGAAGAAGT GATAGAAGATTTTGATGCAGAGGAGGAGGACGAAGAGGCTTTGATTGAGCAACGACGACAACAGCGGCTTGCTATTGTACAG AAATATAGAGCCGTAAACGAGGACAGTAATATGGGCTCCATGGCATCAGAGCCCAGCAGTCCTCAGAGCAGCTCCCGGAGTCGTTCGCCCTCCCCTGATGACATCCTGGAACGCGTAGCGGCCGACGTGAAGGAATACGAGCGGGAGAACTTGAACACCTTTGAGGCCAACATCAAGGCTAAGCAGAATCTCATCGCTCAAGAGAAAGAAG GAGCCAACCCAAAGAAACCTTCAGCACCTGATATGTTCACTGAGTCAGATGACATGTTTGCTGCAGACTTTGAT AGTGCCAGGCTCAGGGCTGCAGGGTTTGGTAAAGACTTTAAAGAGAACCCCAATCTCAGGGATAACTGGACTGATTCAGAAGGATACTACC GTGTGAACATTGGTGAGATACTGGACAAGCGGTATGATGTGTATGGGTACACTGGTCAGGGTGTGTTTAGTAATGTGGTGAGAGCTAGAGACACTGCCCGGGCTGGCCAGGAGGTGGCAGTCAAGATCATCCGTAACAATGAGCTCAT GCAGAAGACAGGCCTGAAGGAGCTCGAGTTTTTGAAGAAACTGAATGACGCAGATCCGGATGATAAATTCCACTGTTTGCGTCTCTTCAGGCACTTTTACCACAAACAGCATCTCTGTTTGGTGTTTGAACCTCTCAG TATGAATCTGCGTGAGGTGTTGAAGAAGTATGGTAAAGATGTAGGACTTCACATCAAGGCAGTGCGTTCCTACAGTCAGCAGCTCTTTCTGGCCCTCAAACTACTGAAACGCTGCAACATCCTCCACGCCGACATTAAACCAGACAACATTCTA GTGAATGAGTCAAAGACCATTCTTAAACTGTGTGATTTCGGCTCAGCGTCCCATGTGGCCGACAATGAAATTACACCCTACTTGGTCAGCAGATTTTACAGAGCGCCTGAAATCG TCATCGGTAAGCCATATGATTATGGGATTGATATGTGGTCAGTCGGCTGTACTCTTTATGAGCTTTACGCAGGGAAGATTCTGTTCCCTGGCTCCTCCAACAACCACATGCTAAAACTAGCCATGGATGTCAAGGGCAAGATGCCCAACAAG ATGATACGTAAAGGCCTGTTTAAAGACCAACATTTTGACCAGAACTTGAATTTCCTGTACATAGAGGTTGACAAAGTGACTGAAAGG GAGAAGGTTACAGTGATGAGCACCATTAACCCCACTAAAGACCTACTTGTGGACATGATTGGATGTCAGAGGTTACCTGAGGAACAGAGAAAGAAGGTCATGCAGCTCAAGGATATGCTGGACGGAACTCTGATGCTGGATCCAGCTAAGCGCATCACCATCAACCAGGCCCTACAGCATCCTTTCATTCAGGAGAAGATATGA